The Novosphingobium sp. Gsoil 351 genome contains the following window.
AACTCCGCCAAACGCTCGATAAACGGCTGGTCGAGTGGCGGAACCGCGAGCATCGCGGCTTCCTCGGCGGTGAACCAGCCAATCTCTTGGGCATCGAGACAGCATGGGTCGCCCACCCAACGGGCGCACCTGTAAAGTTTCAAGACAAGCGCGGGAACTAGCGAACCGGCTAGCGACGGTTCGGCGGTCTCGCCCAGCTCAAACAACTCCGCAGGCTCGACCTCGATGGCGAGTTCTTCTGAAATTTCCCGGATTAGCGCCGATTTCGCACTCTCGGCGCCCTCGATCTTGCCGCCCGGAAATTCCCACAGGCCTCCGTGGCGTCCCCCCGGTCTGCGCTTCTGCAGTAGGACACGGCCATGGCGATCGATCAGCGCCACCGCCACGACCTCCACCGCTGTCGGAATTCTTGTCATCAATGGTCCGCTTCTCAACCTTTTCTTAACGCGGGTCCGGCAAATAGGCCATCCGGATGCCAGAAGTTGGGGAAAGGAAGCCAGACATGCTGAAATTCATGCGGCACATTCTCCGCACCGAGACGGGGGCAACTGCGGTCGAATACGGTTTGATCGCGTCACTTATCGTTATCGCTATCATAGGTGCGCTCAATAGCTTCGCGACCTCAGCGAACACGATGTTCTCGAAGATCGAGACCAGCGTTTCTCAAGCGGGCAATTAAAAGAATTTTAGGAATTCGGCTCTAACTTGGAAGATGCTTGATCCGAGGGTTTTCCAGAGACAGGCCGGGTAATCGAAGACTGCAACCAGGAGATCGACCATGAAGTTTCTGCGCATTCTCAGGAAGAACGAAAAGGGCGCCACCGCAATCGAGTATGGCCTGATTGCCGCACTCATTGCCGTTGCCGCGATCACCGCTCTGACCAACCTTGGTAGCTCGCTGAACACCACGTTCTCGACGGTTGGCGGCAAGCTCGACACGGCCAACACCAGCGCCAACTAAGGCGCGGGCAAGCTCATCTTAAAGGGCGGCAGGGAAACCTGCCGCCCTTTTTCGTCAAGTTCGGCGGGTCGCTCAATAGATGACCAACTTGACCTTCTGCCCCGGGCTGACCGCGGCGTTGGCCGTCAGCCCATTGAGCACCAGAAACCGTTCGACCTGGTAGTCCGAGTACGCCATGCGCGACGCAAGCGAGCGCACCGTATCGCTCGAACGAACCGTCACGATCGCGATCCGCCGCGGTTTGATCGCGGCCGCCTCGCTCGCGCTGATCCGCCGCAGCGACCGGAACATCGGATCGAAAGTGCCGCTCTGCCCGGCAGGCGACAGCGTGGTGAAGTGATAGGCCTGACCGTTCGAAAACTCGTAGGCGAACACCACGACATCGACTTGGCTGCCGCCCGACGCGACCCGCGCCACGCCATAGGCTGCGGGGATTCCGTTTACCGTGGTCCGTTCAATCTGTGAGATGGGGATTTGCGCCTGGTTGGTGCTGCCCAGGCCGGCGAAAACCGAGCGGATATAGGTTTCGAGATTGCCGTTGTAGGCCGCGCTCGAGAATTCTGCCTTGCCCGAGCCCCCACCGATCGACACCGCCCGCGTGCCGTTCATGACATAGAACCCGTTGGGCGCCTGGAAGGTCAGGCGGAATTCAGGGTGGGTGAAGCGATTGCCCTCAACCACGCCCTGCTTAGGGTCGTCGCCATACATGATACCGTCGATCCGGCTGAGAAACGCGTCGCGGTTGACGATGCCGGTGGCGGCGGGGCCGGCCCGGACCAGGGCGGCGCGCACCCGCGAGGCGGGATCAGGATGGGTGCTTGCCCATTCGGGCACGCGATTGCCGCTGGTGCCCATCAGCCTCGCATCGAGCGCAGTCTGGTTGGCGAGGCTCTGGAGCACAGTCGAGAGCGCACGTGGATCGTACCCGGCGCCCCGCATATACTGGATGCCGAGGTTGTCGGCCTGGGTTTCCTGGGCGCGCGAAAACGACGCCGTCAGCGCCTGCGCACCGAATTGCGATCCTTGCGCGATCACGTTGCCGAACCCGCCGCCGACCACCGAGCCGAGCACCTGGCCCAAGACACCGAGGATCGAATTGCGGGTGGCCGCCTTCTGGCGCAATTTCGAATGGCGCGCGGCCACGTGCCCGACTTCGTGGCCGAGCACCCCGGCAAGCTCCGCCTCGTTGTTCATCAGCGCCACGAGTTGCCGAGTGGTGTAGACATAACCCCCGGGGATGGCGAAGGCGTTGTTTACCGGCGAATTGAGCAGCGTGACGGTGAAGTCGTCGCGCGCGTTACTGAGCCCCGATTGGATCGCGATATTCTTGCCGATCCCGGCGACATAGGTCGCCTGCGGGCCGGTCACCGCTCCGCCGAACTCGGCGATCAGCTCGGGATTGGCTTTGGCCCCGGTCGCCTTGTCCGACGGGCTGATGTTGCGCGCGGTCTGTGCGGAAAGCGGCGCGAGGGTCAGCGCGGCGCTGGCCAAAAGGGCGGTAGCACGCAGCATATGGCGTGGGCGACGGGTCATGGTAGGCTCCTCATGCAAACGCGCACAGCCGGCGGTCGCCCGCGGCTGTGCGTATTTTCTATACCCTTGCTAAACGGCCTTACGAGACGGGAAGTTCCCGGATCGTTCAGGCGCCATCGCCGATCCGCAGGAACCGCTGTGCTCGGGCCGCGCGCAGATCGGCGGCGGATTTGCCGATTTGCGCATCGAGTTCCTCGCCGATCGCGGCGCTCAGCGAAGCCGCAGTTGCGGTGGGATCGCGGTGTGCGCCGCCTATCGGCTCGGGCACAATCCGATCGATCACCTTGAGCGCCAGCAAGTCCTGCGCGGTGGTCTTCATCGCCTCGGCCATTTCCTGGGCCTTGTCGGCGGTACGCCACAGGATCGAAGCGCCTGCCTCGGGCGAGATCACCGAATAGACCGCGTGTTCGAGCATCAGCACCCGCTCGGCGCTGGCCAGGGCGACGGCGCCGCCCGATCCACCCTCGCCCACGATCGCCGCGACCATCGGCACCGGCAGCGCCAGGCAGGCCTCGGTCGAGCGGGCGATCGCCTCGGCCTGACCGCGCTCCTCGGCCTCGACGCCGGGAAACGCCCCCGATGTATCGACCAGCGTCACCACGGGCAGGCCGAACCGGCCGGCGAGTTCCATCAGCCGGATCGCCTTGCGATAGCCCTCGGGCTTGCCCATGCCAAAGTTGTGGCGGATGCGGCTGGCGGTGTCGTTGCCCTTCTCGTGCCCGATCAGCATGACCTTGCGCCCGCCGAGCCGTGCCGGACCGCCGACTATGGCCTGATCCTCGCCGAACAGGCGATCGCCGCCCAGCGGGATGAAATCCTCGAACATCAGCCGCACATAGTCGACGAAGTGCGGGCGCATCGGGTGCCGCGCGACCTGGGTCTTCTGCCATGCGGTCAGCGCGGCATAAGTGCTACGCAGAAGCTCGGCCGACTTTTGTTCCAACCGGCTGATCTCGGCCCCGATCTGGACTTCGCCACCCGCGGCCGTCTGCCGCAACTCCGCGATCTTGGCGTCGAGCGTCGCGACGGGCTTCTCGAATTCGAGGTAAGAAATCATCGCGCGTCGCTAGTCGCCTGCGCCCCCGGGGGCAAGGCCCGGACGGGGTCGCCGTGCCGTGCCAGCGGGTGCTTGGAATTGACCAGCGCAACCAGCCGCGCGCTGTCGACATGGGTGTAGATCTGCGTCGTCGCGATGTCGGCGTGCCCAAGCAGGGTCTGGAGCACGCGCAGATCGGCGCCGCCTTCGAGCAGGTGGGTGGCGAAGGCATGGCGCAGCACGTGCGGGCTGATCCGCGCCGGCTCGATTCCCGCTCGCCCCGCCAGTTCGCGCAACAGTTGGAACAGGCGGACGCGTGAGAGATGCTTGCCGCGTGAGGGAAACAGCCAGCGCGGCGCCGCCTCTCGCACCGCCAGCCAGCGGCGCAGCGCTAGGCCCGCGCGAGCGCTGACCGGGACCATCCGCTGCTGCCCGCCCTTGCCGGTGATCGTCAGGAATGGTGCGTCTCGGGGCACCGCCGCCAGCGGCAGCGAGACCAGCTCGGTTGCACGCAGGCCCGAACCGTAGAGCAGTTCGAGCAATGTCAGCATCCGCACGCCCGCGGGCGTTTCGGCGGCCGCCTCATCCTCGGCGGTGACGAACAGCCGGGCGATTTCGGCGTGATCGAGCAGCCGCGGGAGCGGGCGGCGGGAGCGCGGCTTCGGCAAGGCCGATGAGGGATCGTCGGCTCGCAGGCCCTCGTCGATCAGGAAGCCATAGAACTGACGCAGCGCCGAACACTTGCGCGCTAGTGACGCCGGCGCGAGATCGCTCCACGCCGCGCCAAGTCGCACCAGATCGTCACGTGTGGCGGTGGCTAGGTCGCCGATGTGCTCACCCGCTCCCTCAAGATCGCGGCGGTAGGCGGCCAGCGTATTGGCGGCCGCCCCGCGCTCGGCTGCGAGCATGGCGAGGAAAGATTCGGCCTCGCTCGTGGTCAGGCCCGCGCCACCGCTTCGGCGGCAATCATCCGCGCTTCGGGTTCCAGCCCCACCCGGCGCAGCGCGGAAACGATGTGATAGAGCGCCAGCGGGGTCATCTGGCTCCAGCTCTCACCTTGCATTCCCGCGCCCGCGAGGAGGGCCACCAGCGTCTGGTTCCCGCTGTCCGCCGCGGCGCGGATCGCCCGGGACCACTTCGTCTGGCGATTGAGATCGACGCCGAGGTCCTTCGCGAAATCGCCCGCCACCCCGCGATCGACCCGGCCGAGGCCATAGAGCCCGGCGAGCAGCAGCTTCGAGCGCGCCGCATCCTGGCTCGGATCGTCGTCGCGAAAGGTGGAGAGGTCGCTGGAGCCGACTTGCCCGGTGCCGGGCGTGCCGACCACCACCAGCGCCCAGCCCTGGCTGCCCCCCTCGACCACCGGCAGCCATCGCGCGGCGTTGCGGTCCAGCCCGGCGGTAAGCATCGAGGCGATGAGATCGCCCGACTTGTCCGCGAAATCCGCGACCACGGGCATCCGCGCCGCAGCGTAGGCGGTCAGGACATGGCGCGAATAGAGCCGTTGGGGGTCGCTCGGGTCGCCCCACAGCGTCTCCATCGCCGACAGCCGGGCCGATGGTTCGGTCGCGACATAGGCCTGGCGCAGGGTTTCCGACCGGCCCTTCCAGTCGCCCTCGACATCGTCGTCGGCATAGATTTGGGACCACAGATCGACCAGCGCGGCGCTGGACAGAATGCCGCGGGCAGCGGCGAAATCGGCGGCGGCGGCGCGCTTGTCCAGCTCGAGCATGGGCGCGCGCGCGGCCACGTAATCGAACCGATGCCCGGCCTTGTCGAGCAGCGCTTCGGGCGGCTCCGACCCGACCGCCAGCGCCAGCGCATAGCGCCACGGGGTCAGTTCCTCGACCTTGTCCCATTCGATCTTGACCGCCTTGCGGCTTTCGAGCGCGGACCCCGCGTATTTCTGGGCGAGCAGCAGGTCGACGTTCTCGTATCCGCCGCCCACGCCGCGGCGGCGCAGGCGCTCGAGCTCGGCCATCGCCGCGGTGCCCTCGCCCTCGAAGCTGCGGCAGATCTGGCGAATCATCTGCCATTCGGCTTCCTGCCGCCGCGCCGCGGTGATCGCGGCGATCGGGCAGGCGCCGAGGATGTCGGAGGTGGCGAGATAGGCGTCCAGCGCGCTGTTCTCGAGCGCGGGGGTGAACGCCCCGCTATCGACCTGCTGGACCAGCGCCCTGGCCGCATCGACCTCGCCCATCCGCAACAGCACGCGGGCGCGCAGCGCGACCCAGTCGGCGCCGTTCATCCCGGCCGGAACCGTCAGGCGGCTGACCAGCGCGCGGCGCAGCAGGATCGAACCCCAGCGCGACACCGGCGGCCGCTTGGTCCCTTCGAGCACGGCGCGGACAAAGCTGCCGTTGAGCACGCGGGTATCGTCGGCGGCGAAACCGCCCTCGCTCTCGTCGAGCAGTCCGGCGCGAACCAGGCTGCGCGCTTCCTGCGCCGGAATGTCGGCACGCGGGCGCTGGGCGTCGATGAGTTCCTGAAGCAGCGCGGGATCGAGCTGATCGGCGATCGACGGGCCGGCGGGCGCACGCGGCGCAACCGCGCCGCTAGCCCCGGGCAAGGGCTGGATCATCGGCACCGAGGTCCCCCCTCCGCCAGGCGCGGGGGCGGGTCGGGCGCTGGGGCGTGGCGTGGGGGCAGGCGCGGGCGCGGGTTGATCGAACCCGGGGGGCAGCAACGATTCGGGCGCGTCCTGGGCGACCACCATCGCCGAGCTGAGCGCCACCGCGCCGCCGGCCAGCCACAACGCGCGCGCTGTCATCCGCCGTCCGCCGGCACTTCGATGGGCTGTTCGATCCATTCGCGCTGCCGCAATCCTCCGTCGATCCATGCCCAGGCGATGATCGCGACGAGCGCCAGCGACGCCAGCGTCCAAATCCATGTCCTGCGACTCACGCGACCTCTTCGAGCGTTCGCGGGACCGGCCCGTTGCCGGAAGCCGCACCCGTGCTTGCGCCGCTGCCTAGCCCAACTATACGCGGCGCCGCAATGCCCGAACCCTCCAGCCCCGAAGCGACGCACCCCACCCCGCGCGAGATCGAGGCCCTGGCGCGGCGGATCGATCGGCCGGTGGTGCTGGTCGGCCTGATGGGCGTGGGGAAGACCAGCGTCGGGCGGCGCCTGGCCGCGGCGCTGCGTTTCGGGTTCGTCGACGCCGACGAGGCGATCGAGGAAGCGGCGCAGATGACGATTCCCGAAATCTTCGAAGGCTTTGGCGAAGCCTATTTCCGCGACGGTGAGCGCAGGGTGATCGCCCGCCTGCTCGACGAGCGACCGAAGGGAGCCGGAACCGTGATCGCCACCGGCGGCGGCGCGTTCGTCGATCCCGCAACCCGCGCGCTGATCCTGGAGCGAGGCATCGCGGTGTGGCTCGACAGCGATATCGACACCTTGCTCGACCGGGTCGGGCGCAACAGCAACCGTCCGTTGCTGCGCCACGGTGATCCGCGCGAGACGCTGCAGCGGCTCAAGGCCGAGCGCGAGCCGTATTATCGCGAAGCCCCGATCCACGCCGCGAGCCGTCCCGGCCCCCACCAGCGGACGGTGGGCGCAATCCTGAGGGAGCTGGAAAAATGGCAGTAATCGCGGTCGACACCCCCGGCGGCAGCTATGAGGTGCGCATCGGCGCAGGGCTGCTGGCCGATGCCGCGAGCCACTGCGCGCCGCTGCTGCGCAAGCACAATGTGGCGATCATTACAGACGGCAACGTCGCCCGCTGCTGGCGCGCCACGGTCGAGGCTTCGTTCGCCGCTTCGGGCTATGCTACGTATTGGTTCGAACTGCCCCCCGGGGAATCGAGCAAGAGCTGGCCGCAGCTCGGCGCGCTGCTCGAATGGCTGCTGGAACGCGAGATCGAGCGGGGCGACGCGATCCTTGCACTGGGCGGGGGGATGGTCGGCGACATCACCGGGCTGGCCGCGAGCCTGCTCAAGCGCGGCTGCCGCTTCATCCAGTTGCCGACGACCCTTCTGGCGCAAGTCGATTCGTCGGTCGGCGGCAAGACCGCGGTCAACATGGGGGTCGGCAAGAACCTGGTCGGCGCGTTCCACCAGCCGGCGCTGGTGCTGGCCGACTTGTGCGCGCTCGATACCCTGCCCCCGCGCGAGTTGCGCGCCGGTTATGCCGAAGTGGTCAAATACGGCATTCTGGGGGATGCCGACTTCTTTGCGTGGTGCGAAGCCAATGCTGCGGCCCTACTCGCAGGCGATCCCCAGGCGCGCGAATATGCGGTTGCGGCCAGCGTGGCCGCCAAGGCGCGGATCGTCGGCAAGGACGAGCGCGAGACCAGCGGCGCGCGCGCCCTGCTCAACCTCGGCCACACCTTCGGCCACGCACTGGAGGCGCAGACCGGCTTTTCCGACCGGCTGCTGCATGGCGAAGGCGTGGCGTTGGGGATGGTCCTGGCCGCCCGGTTCTCGGCCCGGCGGGGATTGATCGCCGCCCGCGATGCCGAGCGTATCGCGGCGCACATCGCCGCCACCGGGCTACCCGCCCGCCTCGCGGAGCTGGGCCTCGACTGCGACGGCCAGACCCTCGTCGCGCACATGCTCCACGACAAGAAGATGGACGCTGGCACCCTGCCCTTCGTCCTGCTCCGCGCCAACGGCGACGCCTTCCTCGATAGGTCAGTGGAATTGGCGGACGTGGCGGCATTTCTGGACGGGGAGTTGGGTTGAGGTTCAGGTGTGAGGTTAAGGCGACGCCAGTCTTCGACTTCGACAAGCTCGGGCGGAGCCGACTATGGCGGGATGTCGGCTTACGACCCCAATTCGGTCGTCGAGAACCAAACAAGGTAAATCCGAAGCGGCCGCACGATCTTGCCGGCAGCCTATGGATGGTCAAACTGGATTGCCGTAGTTGCCGTGGAGTGACGCCAAAGATCCTCACCACGATTGTCGGCTACACGCCCCGTCAGTTTGGCGCGGATGCTCTTGCCGGTGTGACCGTCGCGCTCGTCGCGTTGCCGCTGAGCATCGCCATCGCCATCGCGTCGGGCGCTCCGCCCGGTGCCGGCCTGGTCACTGCGGTTATCGCGGGCTTCCTGATCTCGGCGCTCGGCGGTAGCCGAGTGCAAATCGGCGGTCCGACCGGAGCCTTCATCGTGGTGGTCTATGGCGTCATCCACGACCACGGATATGACGGCCTGCTCCTCGCTACATTGATGGCTGGTGCCTTCCTGCTGGTGGCAGGTCTACTGCGCGCTGGGCGGCTCATCCGTCACATCCCGGAAGCGGTGATCGAAGGCTTCACCATCGGTATCGCGATCGTGATCGCAGTCAGCCAAGCCAAGGACCTGGCGGGGATGTCCGGCGGTGCGCTGCCCGCCGACTTCCTGCCGAAGCTTTCAAGCTTGTGGGCGATGAGGGAGACCTTCAATCCGATTGCCTTAACGCTGGGCGTGATATGTATCGTCGCGATTCTTGTTCTTCGCAGACTCGCACCAAAAATCCCGTGGCTGGTCGTCGTAGTCGCGCTGGCAAGCATCGTTGCTGCATTCGCGTTGCCCTCGGTCGAGACCGTTGCGGGACACTATGGGGCGCTTCCCAAAGGTCTCCCCGGGCCACACCTGCCGAAAACCAACCTCGCGAAGATGCCGGAGCTACTCCCCTCGGCGTTGACGATTGCGTTCCTCGCCGGGATTGAATCGCTGCTTTCCGCGATTGTCGCCGACCGGATGATTGGGGCCGCGCATCGCTCCAACGCCGAGCTGATCGCTCAAGGCGCTGCCAATATCGCCTCACCTCTATTCGGAGGATTGCCAGCGACGGGGGCAATCGCCCGCACCGCAACCAACGTGAACGCAGGTGGCCGCACGCCGGTAGCAGGCTTGATCCACGCGCTGGCTATCTTCGCAGTCCTGCTGCTTGCTGCTCCGCTTGCCGGGGCGTTGGTGCTGCCGGCTCTGGCGGCTCTTCTCGTTGTGACCGCTTGGACGATGAGCGAGCCACATCGCTGGCCGGAGCGCTTCCGTCTTCCGAAGCACGAGCTTGCCCTATTGCTGCTGACGGCGCTGCTTACAGTGCTGGCCGATCTCGCGATTGCCATTGCCGTGGGGACGGTGCTCGGCCTTGGACTCCGGTTCGTCCGGGGAGAGACCGTACCGCCCACTTGGCATACTCCGTTCCCTTGGAAGCGCG
Protein-coding sequences here:
- the aroB gene encoding 3-dehydroquinate synthase — its product is MAVIAVDTPGGSYEVRIGAGLLADAASHCAPLLRKHNVAIITDGNVARCWRATVEASFAASGYATYWFELPPGESSKSWPQLGALLEWLLEREIERGDAILALGGGMVGDITGLAASLLKRGCRFIQLPTTLLAQVDSSVGGKTAVNMGVGKNLVGAFHQPALVLADLCALDTLPPRELRAGYAEVVKYGILGDADFFAWCEANAAALLAGDPQAREYAVAASVAAKARIVGKDERETSGARALLNLGHTFGHALEAQTGFSDRLLHGEGVALGMVLAARFSARRGLIAARDAERIAAHIAATGLPARLAELGLDCDGQTLVAHMLHDKKMDAGTLPFVLLRANGDAFLDRSVELADVAAFLDGELG
- a CDS encoding shikimate kinase; this encodes MPEPSSPEATHPTPREIEALARRIDRPVVLVGLMGVGKTSVGRRLAAALRFGFVDADEAIEEAAQMTIPEIFEGFGEAYFRDGERRVIARLLDERPKGAGTVIATGGGAFVDPATRALILERGIAVWLDSDIDTLLDRVGRNSNRPLLRHGDPRETLQRLKAEREPYYREAPIHAASRPGPHQRTVGAILRELEKWQ
- a CDS encoding tyrosine recombinase, with protein sequence MTTSEAESFLAMLAAERGAAANTLAAYRRDLEGAGEHIGDLATATRDDLVRLGAAWSDLAPASLARKCSALRQFYGFLIDEGLRADDPSSALPKPRSRRPLPRLLDHAEIARLFVTAEDEAAAETPAGVRMLTLLELLYGSGLRATELVSLPLAAVPRDAPFLTITGKGGQQRMVPVSARAGLALRRWLAVREAAPRWLFPSRGKHLSRVRLFQLLRELAGRAGIEPARISPHVLRHAFATHLLEGGADLRVLQTLLGHADIATTQIYTHVDSARLVALVNSKHPLARHGDPVRALPPGAQATSDAR
- a CDS encoding Flp family type IVb pilin — encoded protein: MLKFMRHILRTETGATAVEYGLIASLIVIAIIGALNSFATSANTMFSKIETSVSQAGN
- a CDS encoding SulP family inorganic anion transporter, yielding MTPKILTTIVGYTPRQFGADALAGVTVALVALPLSIAIAIASGAPPGAGLVTAVIAGFLISALGGSRVQIGGPTGAFIVVVYGVIHDHGYDGLLLATLMAGAFLLVAGLLRAGRLIRHIPEAVIEGFTIGIAIVIAVSQAKDLAGMSGGALPADFLPKLSSLWAMRETFNPIALTLGVICIVAILVLRRLAPKIPWLVVVVALASIVAAFALPSVETVAGHYGALPKGLPGPHLPKTNLAKMPELLPSALTIAFLAGIESLLSAIVADRMIGAAHRSNAELIAQGAANIASPLFGGLPATGAIARTATNVNAGGRTPVAGLIHALAIFAVLLLAAPLAGALVLPALAALLVVTAWTMSEPHRWPERFRLPKHELALLLLTALLTVLADLAIAIAVGTVLGLGLRFVRGETVPPTWHTPFPWKRDIRK
- a CDS encoding acetyl-CoA carboxylase carboxyltransferase subunit alpha, translating into MISYLEFEKPVATLDAKIAELRQTAAGGEVQIGAEISRLEQKSAELLRSTYAALTAWQKTQVARHPMRPHFVDYVRLMFEDFIPLGGDRLFGEDQAIVGGPARLGGRKVMLIGHEKGNDTASRIRHNFGMGKPEGYRKAIRLMELAGRFGLPVVTLVDTSGAFPGVEAEERGQAEAIARSTEACLALPVPMVAAIVGEGGSGGAVALASAERVLMLEHAVYSVISPEAGASILWRTADKAQEMAEAMKTTAQDLLALKVIDRIVPEPIGGAHRDPTATAASLSAAIGEELDAQIGKSAADLRAARAQRFLRIGDGA
- a CDS encoding (deoxy)nucleoside triphosphate pyrophosphohydrolase, with protein sequence MTRIPTAVEVVAVALIDRHGRVLLQKRRPGGRHGGLWEFPGGKIEGAESAKSALIREISEELAIEVEPAELFELGETAEPSLAGSLVPALVLKLYRCARWVGDPCCLDAQEIGWFTAEEAAMLAVPPLDQPFIERLAEFARAG
- a CDS encoding M48 family metalloprotease is translated as MTRRPRHMLRATALLASAALTLAPLSAQTARNISPSDKATGAKANPELIAEFGGAVTGPQATYVAGIGKNIAIQSGLSNARDDFTVTLLNSPVNNAFAIPGGYVYTTRQLVALMNNEAELAGVLGHEVGHVAARHSKLRQKAATRNSILGVLGQVLGSVVGGGFGNVIAQGSQFGAQALTASFSRAQETQADNLGIQYMRGAGYDPRALSTVLQSLANQTALDARLMGTSGNRVPEWASTHPDPASRVRAALVRAGPAATGIVNRDAFLSRIDGIMYGDDPKQGVVEGNRFTHPEFRLTFQAPNGFYVMNGTRAVSIGGGSGKAEFSSAAYNGNLETYIRSVFAGLGSTNQAQIPISQIERTTVNGIPAAYGVARVASGGSQVDVVVFAYEFSNGQAYHFTTLSPAGQSGTFDPMFRSLRRISASEAAAIKPRRIAIVTVRSSDTVRSLASRMAYSDYQVERFLVLNGLTANAAVSPGQKVKLVIY
- a CDS encoding Flp family type IVb pilin, which produces MKFLRILRKNEKGATAIEYGLIAALIAVAAITALTNLGSSLNTTFSTVGGKLDTANTSAN